One window of the Mycobacterium sp. SVM_VP21 genome contains the following:
- a CDS encoding PE family protein produces MSVRHGGAQRRTANTRGARRSGRIIGAGTAVGAFLAFGMGPLSAAPTANADEFGWVADLLGANLGAAVTNLDEPSSWQTIWDPEAWSPLLANLDHTWSAGLLPMSAAGTDPLTDLFNSMVYEPMHAGIENFINSSIGLQISDVINSVAGQYLIGDGADGTADNPDGGDGGMWLGDGGDGYGLTGSGGNAGWLFGNGGDAGSILDAGSAGYGIAGTGGNGGALFGNGGDGADGAAGQAGGDGGDGGSLFGNGGNGGAGGAGLAGTAAHVDGGTGGAGGAGGRGGTWVGKGGNGGNGGSGGTGGEGAAGNDGARGSFTGGGSGNGGDGTDGGAGGTGGKGGVGGNAGAGGMFGGAGNGGSGGDGGDGGASGAGGNGGAGATGTAAHINGGNGGHGGQAGTAGAAGQGGAAGAGAGGVAGEAGSAGQAATVSGNGGDGGAGFSPTAGGQAAGDGGRGGDGGSTGNGGAGGAGGNGATGAVGGTNGAGNGLQGGAGGTAGNGGAGGAGGSVSGNGGAGGAGGLGGGGGTGGAGASGVAGRGADAGSGDTGGTGGNGGNGGAGGAGGHGGNGGAGGTAAHGTVGAHGAGGVGGAGGAGGDAGDGGRGGSGAGGGLDAAAGAGGLGGNGGSVGAGGDGGAGGQGAGGVVAAGGAVGAAGTGGDGGAGGTGGAGQLLADGTAQAGGVGGNGGDAGAVGNGGAGGTGGAGATGATGTTNGAGDGTSGAAGGNGGAGGVGGAGGSISGDGGNGGAGGVGGVGGAGGTGADGTDGVDAAVGSGGNGGDGGDTTSVGGNGGSGGNGGSGGAGGSAAHGSAGVQGVGGVGGAGGAAGNGGAGGAGGDGAGGGTNAVAGSGGKGGSGGAAGQAGTGGAGGDGSGGQAAHGADGAAGRAAGGAGGNGGNGEVLADGTAQAGGAGGRGGDASAIGTGGAGGNGGNGAAGATGGRDAAGNGLTGGSGGAGGVGGVGGAGGTISGDGGAGGTGGAGGAGGTGGAAGFVIPNSGESGGAGGTGGSGGAGGAGGSGGSATDGNGGAGGRGGVAGDAGNGGNGGSGTGGGTGATAGSGGNGGNGGERGTAGAGGGGGNGAGTGRNGAAGSTGGAGSGGDGGRGGRGGDGRVLSDGTAQIGGAGGAGGNGGAVGDGGRGGAGGAGANAAHASGAGASGGDGAAGGVGGAGGAGGSLSGDGGAGGLGGHGGNGGGGMDGVTGVAGIDAAANSGLVGGNGGDGTDGGNGGNGGVGGRGGVGGFAVNGTAGDAGLGGIGGSGGDAGNGGFGGVGGAGAGGGTQAVAGAGGVGGNAGSGGLAGAGGQGGLSGDGASQRAGGVAGADAGASAGGRGGNGGAGQLLADGTAQAGGDGGRGGNAGLIGTGGAGGTGGTGSVGANGIADAVGNGTTGGNGGAGGNGGAGGVGGSVSGDGGAGGAAGAGGAGGNGGTGATGRAGITDANGNGTNAANGGAGGIGGVGGAGGNGGAGGTASNGNTGASGGGGAGGTGGAAGNGGTGGRGGDGAGGGANAVAGTGGNGGDGGVIGQAGAGGTGGLGADGIRAADGAYGAAGRSNGGAGGNGGTGQILSDGTAQVGGQGGNGGNAGTVGTGGAGGNGGAGAAGASGITDDAGNGTHGGDGSQGGNGGTGGAGGSVAGNGGVGGAGGSGGSGGDGGSGADASVVGTNGGNGGTGGTGSGGGQGGQGGIALHGDGGAGGRGGAGGSAGNGGVGGQGIGGGGTAAASNGGNGGTGGERGLAGVGGDGGTGSGQDGAHGGIGAAATGGNGGNGGVGGAGIGAVGGVAQAGGNGGLGGDAGTQGNGGDGGAGGVGAIGANGVNPPPAGQAAAGAGGTGRGGNGDNGTDGSAPGQAGGNGGSGADDKDHTNVNAGNGGNGGAGGEGARGGDGGAGGYGKSNDRSGNAYGGDGGDGGAGGVGAAGGAGGTGGVGGAGGSGGSISGDAGNGGAGGAGGNGGAGAQGGGGGDGGGGGNGRVDATSLGDGRAIGGDGGDGGAGGTGGAGGAGGDGGQGGAAGTAVNGNSGTGGEGGAKGAGGEGGQGGAGGSGGGKGGASVKGTGHETSGDKGNAGATGDTGAQGHDGTAGSHG; encoded by the coding sequence ATGAGCGTGAGGCATGGCGGAGCCCAGCGTCGGACAGCGAACACCAGGGGGGCGCGTCGCAGCGGGCGCATCATCGGCGCCGGAACCGCGGTGGGTGCTTTCCTGGCATTCGGTATGGGTCCGCTGTCCGCCGCGCCGACCGCCAACGCCGACGAGTTCGGCTGGGTCGCCGATCTGCTTGGCGCCAATCTCGGTGCGGCCGTCACCAACCTCGATGAGCCGTCGTCGTGGCAGACGATCTGGGACCCGGAGGCCTGGTCGCCGCTGTTGGCCAACCTGGACCACACCTGGAGTGCCGGGCTGCTCCCGATGTCGGCGGCGGGCACCGACCCGCTCACGGACCTGTTCAACTCCATGGTCTACGAGCCGATGCACGCCGGCATCGAGAACTTCATCAACAGTTCGATCGGTCTGCAGATCAGCGACGTCATCAACAGCGTGGCCGGCCAGTACCTGATCGGTGACGGTGCCGACGGCACCGCGGACAACCCCGACGGCGGCGACGGCGGCATGTGGCTCGGCGACGGCGGCGACGGCTACGGCCTGACCGGCAGCGGCGGCAACGCCGGCTGGCTGTTCGGCAACGGTGGGGACGCCGGCAGCATCCTTGACGCCGGGTCCGCCGGCTACGGCATAGCCGGTACCGGCGGCAACGGCGGCGCCCTGTTCGGCAACGGTGGCGACGGCGCCGACGGTGCCGCCGGGCAGGCCGGTGGCGACGGTGGCGACGGCGGGTCCCTGTTCGGCAACGGCGGAAACGGTGGTGCCGGTGGCGCCGGCCTCGCCGGGACGGCGGCGCACGTCGACGGCGGTACCGGTGGCGCCGGTGGGGCCGGCGGCCGTGGCGGTACCTGGGTAGGCAAGGGCGGCAACGGCGGAAATGGTGGCTCCGGCGGTACCGGTGGCGAGGGCGCGGCCGGCAACGACGGCGCCCGGGGCAGCTTCACCGGTGGTGGCAGCGGCAACGGCGGCGACGGCACCGACGGTGGCGCCGGTGGTACCGGCGGCAAGGGCGGGGTCGGCGGGAATGCCGGCGCCGGCGGCATGTTCGGCGGCGCGGGCAACGGCGGATCCGGTGGTGACGGCGGCGACGGCGGTGCCAGCGGAGCCGGTGGCAACGGTGGTGCCGGCGCGACCGGAACCGCGGCGCACATTAACGGCGGCAACGGCGGACACGGCGGCCAGGCAGGCACGGCCGGTGCTGCTGGGCAGGGCGGTGCGGCCGGTGCCGGTGCCGGCGGCGTGGCGGGTGAGGCCGGTAGTGCCGGGCAGGCGGCCACCGTCAGCGGCAACGGAGGTGACGGTGGAGCCGGGTTCAGCCCGACCGCCGGGGGCCAAGCCGCGGGCGACGGCGGTCGGGGCGGCGACGGCGGGTCGACCGGCAACGGTGGTGCCGGTGGCGCGGGTGGCAATGGTGCAACAGGCGCGGTTGGCGGCACCAACGGAGCCGGCAACGGCTTGCAGGGCGGTGCCGGTGGAACGGCCGGCAACGGTGGTGCCGGCGGCGCCGGTGGATCGGTCTCGGGCAACGGCGGCGCAGGTGGTGCCGGTGGTCTCGGCGGTGGCGGCGGCACCGGTGGAGCCGGCGCGAGCGGAGTAGCGGGCCGTGGCGCGGATGCCGGCAGTGGCGACACTGGCGGGACCGGCGGCAATGGCGGCAACGGCGGTGCGGGCGGCGCAGGCGGCCACGGAGGTAACGGTGGCGCCGGTGGTACCGCGGCGCATGGCACGGTAGGCGCGCACGGCGCGGGCGGCGTCGGTGGTGCCGGTGGCGCCGGTGGCGACGCGGGAGACGGCGGCCGGGGAGGTAGCGGCGCCGGCGGTGGTCTCGATGCCGCGGCCGGGGCCGGTGGACTCGGCGGCAACGGCGGGTCGGTGGGAGCGGGTGGCGACGGCGGCGCCGGCGGTCAGGGGGCAGGCGGTGTGGTGGCCGCGGGTGGTGCCGTGGGGGCGGCCGGCACCGGCGGCGACGGTGGTGCCGGCGGGACCGGCGGAGCCGGACAGCTACTGGCCGACGGAACGGCGCAGGCCGGCGGTGTGGGAGGCAACGGCGGTGACGCGGGTGCGGTCGGCAATGGCGGTGCCGGCGGCACCGGAGGCGCCGGTGCGACCGGTGCGACCGGCACAACCAACGGGGCCGGTGATGGCACCAGCGGGGCGGCCGGCGGCAACGGCGGTGCCGGAGGTGTCGGTGGTGCCGGGGGCTCCATTTCGGGTGACGGCGGCAATGGCGGTGCCGGCGGCGTAGGCGGTGTCGGGGGTGCCGGTGGCACCGGCGCGGACGGCACCGACGGCGTGGATGCGGCGGTGGGAAGCGGCGGCAACGGTGGCGACGGCGGTGACACCACCAGCGTCGGCGGCAACGGCGGCAGCGGCGGCAATGGCGGCAGCGGCGGTGCGGGCGGCAGCGCCGCGCACGGCAGTGCCGGTGTTCAGGGTGTCGGCGGGGTCGGCGGTGCGGGCGGTGCGGCCGGCAACGGTGGCGCCGGCGGCGCCGGTGGCGACGGCGCCGGCGGCGGTACGAACGCCGTGGCAGGTTCCGGCGGCAAGGGCGGCAGTGGCGGCGCGGCAGGGCAGGCCGGTACCGGTGGCGCCGGCGGCGACGGTAGCGGCGGGCAGGCGGCCCACGGAGCCGACGGTGCGGCGGGCCGTGCGGCCGGGGGTGCCGGTGGCAACGGCGGCAACGGTGAGGTGCTGGCCGACGGCACGGCGCAAGCCGGCGGTGCCGGTGGCCGCGGCGGTGATGCGAGTGCAATCGGCACCGGTGGCGCAGGCGGTAACGGCGGCAACGGCGCTGCCGGGGCGACGGGCGGGCGGGACGCTGCAGGCAATGGACTGACTGGTGGCAGCGGTGGCGCCGGGGGTGTCGGTGGTGTCGGCGGTGCAGGCGGCACCATCTCCGGCGACGGCGGCGCGGGCGGCACCGGTGGTGCGGGCGGTGCCGGCGGTACCGGCGGGGCCGCGGGATTCGTCATCCCCAACAGTGGCGAGTCCGGTGGCGCGGGCGGCACTGGTGGCAGCGGTGGCGCCGGGGGTGCCGGTGGCAGCGGAGGTAGCGCGACCGACGGTAACGGCGGCGCCGGCGGCCGGGGCGGTGTGGCCGGTGATGCCGGTAACGGCGGTAACGGCGGCAGCGGTACCGGTGGCGGCACCGGCGCAACTGCCGGTAGCGGCGGCAACGGCGGCAATGGTGGCGAACGTGGCACCGCGGGCGCCGGCGGCGGCGGCGGTAACGGCGCCGGGACCGGCCGGAACGGTGCCGCCGGCTCCACCGGTGGCGCCGGCAGTGGCGGTGACGGGGGTCGGGGCGGCCGCGGCGGCGACGGCCGGGTGCTCAGCGACGGCACGGCGCAGATCGGTGGCGCCGGCGGGGCCGGCGGTAACGGCGGCGCGGTCGGTGACGGTGGCCGTGGTGGCGCCGGCGGCGCCGGCGCGAACGCCGCGCACGCCTCGGGCGCCGGCGCCTCGGGCGGTGATGGCGCTGCCGGCGGGGTGGGCGGTGCCGGCGGGGCGGGCGGCTCTCTCTCTGGGGACGGCGGTGCCGGTGGTCTCGGTGGTCACGGTGGCAACGGCGGTGGCGGCATGGACGGCGTGACCGGTGTTGCGGGCATCGACGCCGCGGCAAACAGCGGACTCGTCGGCGGCAACGGCGGTGACGGCACCGATGGCGGCAACGGTGGCAATGGTGGCGTCGGGGGTCGGGGCGGCGTCGGCGGTTTCGCGGTCAACGGCACGGCGGGCGATGCCGGTCTGGGTGGGATCGGTGGTTCCGGCGGCGATGCCGGCAACGGTGGTTTCGGCGGTGTCGGTGGAGCCGGTGCCGGGGGAGGCACCCAGGCGGTGGCCGGTGCTGGTGGTGTCGGTGGCAACGCCGGTAGCGGCGGGTTGGCCGGTGCCGGCGGGCAGGGCGGCTTGAGCGGTGACGGTGCCAGCCAGCGCGCAGGTGGTGTCGCGGGTGCCGATGCCGGTGCCTCGGCCGGCGGCCGCGGTGGCAACGGTGGCGCGGGACAATTACTGGCGGACGGCACGGCGCAGGCCGGTGGCGACGGTGGTCGCGGTGGCAATGCCGGCTTGATCGGCACCGGCGGTGCCGGTGGTACCGGTGGCACGGGCTCCGTCGGCGCGAACGGTATCGCCGATGCGGTGGGCAACGGCACCACCGGCGGTAACGGTGGCGCCGGTGGTAACGGCGGCGCAGGCGGTGTGGGCGGCTCCGTGTCCGGCGACGGCGGCGCGGGCGGTGCGGCCGGTGCGGGCGGTGCCGGTGGTAACGGCGGCACGGGCGCCACCGGCAGAGCCGGGATCACCGACGCCAACGGCAACGGCACCAACGCCGCAAACGGCGGCGCCGGCGGCATCGGCGGCGTGGGAGGCGCCGGCGGCAACGGTGGTGCCGGTGGCACGGCCAGCAACGGCAACACCGGAGCATCTGGCGGCGGCGGTGCCGGTGGCACCGGTGGAGCGGCCGGCAACGGTGGTACCGGAGGCCGCGGCGGCGACGGCGCCGGCGGTGGCGCCAACGCGGTGGCCGGCACCGGTGGCAACGGCGGCGACGGTGGCGTGATCGGCCAGGCGGGTGCCGGCGGCACCGGCGGCCTGGGTGCCGACGGGATCCGTGCCGCCGACGGCGCGTACGGGGCCGCGGGCAGGTCGAACGGCGGCGCCGGCGGTAACGGAGGCACCGGCCAGATCCTCAGCGACGGAACCGCGCAGGTCGGCGGCCAAGGCGGTAACGGCGGAAACGCCGGAACGGTCGGCACCGGCGGTGCCGGTGGAAACGGTGGCGCCGGTGCGGCCGGTGCGAGCGGAATCACCGACGACGCAGGCAACGGCACGCACGGTGGTGATGGCTCCCAGGGCGGCAACGGCGGTACCGGTGGCGCGGGTGGCTCGGTGGCGGGCAACGGTGGCGTCGGTGGTGCGGGCGGTTCCGGCGGTTCCGGCGGCGATGGCGGTTCCGGTGCGGATGCCAGCGTGGTGGGCACCAACGGCGGCAACGGCGGTACTGGCGGCACCGGCTCCGGCGGTGGCCAAGGCGGTCAGGGCGGGATCGCCCTGCACGGCGATGGTGGTGCCGGGGGCCGGGGTGGTGCGGGCGGTAGCGCCGGCAACGGTGGCGTCGGCGGTCAAGGCATCGGCGGTGGCGGCACGGCGGCGGCCAGCAACGGCGGTAACGGCGGAACCGGTGGCGAGCGTGGCCTTGCCGGGGTGGGCGGTGACGGCGGAACCGGCAGCGGCCAAGACGGTGCGCACGGTGGCATCGGGGCCGCGGCGACCGGTGGCAATGGTGGCAACGGCGGCGTCGGCGGCGCGGGCATCGGCGCGGTCGGTGGGGTGGCCCAGGCCGGTGGTAACGGTGGGCTCGGCGGTGACGCGGGCACCCAGGGCAACGGCGGTGACGGCGGTGCCGGTGGCGTTGGCGCCATCGGTGCAAACGGGGTGAACCCGCCGCCTGCCGGGCAGGCCGCAGCCGGTGCCGGCGGCACCGGTCGAGGCGGTAACGGCGACAACGGTACGGATGGCAGTGCCCCTGGGCAGGCGGGCGGCAACGGCGGATCCGGTGCCGATGACAAGGACCACACCAACGTCAACGCCGGTAACGGCGGTAACGGCGGTGCCGGCGGTGAAGGCGCTCGGGGCGGTGACGGCGGTGCCGGCGGTTACGGAAAGTCCAATGACCGCAGCGGAAATGCCTACGGCGGTGATGGCGGTGATGGCGGTGCCGGCGGGGTCGGCGCGGCCGGTGGCGCCGGCGGAACGGGTGGTGTCGGTGGAGCCGGTGGCAGCGGCGGCTCCATCAGCGGTGACGCCGGCAATGGCGGCGCTGGTGGTGCCGGCGGCAATGGTGGTGCCGGAGCCCAAGGCGGCGGTGGTGGTGACGGTGGCGGTGGCGGCAATGGCCGCGTCGATGCCACCAGCCTCGGAGACGGTCGAGCCATCGGCGGCGACGGCGGCGATGGTGGCGCCGGTGGCACCGGTGGCGCTGGTGGTGCCGGCGGTGATGGTGGCCAGGGTGGGGCGGCCGGCACGGCTGTCAACGGCAATAGCGGCACCGGCGGTGAAGGCGGTGCCAAGGGCGCTGGCGGTGAGGGTGGCCAAGGCGGGGCCGGCGGTTCTGGTGGCGGCAAGGGAGGCGCTTCGGTCAAGGGGACCGGACACGAGACCTCGGGCGACAAAGGAAATGCGGGTGCGACTGGGGACACCGGTGCGCAAGGCCATGACGGCACCGCGGGCAGTCACGGCTGA
- a CDS encoding PE family protein → MAAGGSGTTGGDGDGGDGGKGGNAGAVGDGGAGAAGTATHIDGGAGGNGGDAGAVGAGGTGGGGANAGTDGIGYSGAVGNGGRGGDGYTDTAAGAAGGNGGAGGNGGDHGDGGRGGDGGDGVTGEAGTDATVAGESGIAGLHGGNGGDGGTGGLGGSISGDGGAGGTGGGGGDGGAGGAGRTGATGTGDGGNGQAGGDGGNGGYGGHGGSGGTGGGVSVGGTGQSGITGNGGSGGNGGNGGTPGDGGDGADATTAGNNGGDGGNGGNAGSGGAKGIGGDGSTSGADGSDGTLPVGTAGNGGDGGNGAAATTAGGTGGAGGDGGDGGNIGNGGHGGAGGDGAIGANGVNPPPNGQAAAGAGGTGRGGNGDNGTTASAPGQIGGNGGSGADDTNHTNVTAGNGGNGGNGGEGANGGAGGSGGYGKSNDRSGNAYGGDGGRGGQGGAGAAGSAGGDGGQGGAGGNGGSIRGDAGNGGAGGSGGSGGAGAQGAGGGAGGGGGNGRVDATSVGNGRAIGGDGGDGGKGGTGGTGGAGGNGGAGGAAGTAANGSAGTGGEGGAKGSGGDGGQGGSGGSGGSKGTASVKGSGHETNGSNGSTGATGDTGAQGAEGTAGAHG, encoded by the coding sequence GTGGCCGCCGGCGGATCAGGCACCACCGGCGGCGACGGCGATGGTGGCGACGGCGGCAAGGGCGGTAATGCCGGCGCGGTCGGTGACGGTGGCGCCGGTGCGGCCGGCACCGCTACGCACATAGACGGTGGTGCCGGCGGCAATGGTGGCGATGCCGGCGCGGTCGGTGCCGGCGGCACCGGCGGTGGCGGGGCCAATGCCGGCACGGATGGGATCGGCTACTCCGGTGCGGTCGGCAACGGCGGCCGGGGCGGCGACGGCTACACCGATACGGCGGCCGGTGCTGCGGGCGGCAACGGCGGTGCCGGTGGTAACGGCGGCGATCATGGCGATGGTGGCCGTGGTGGTGACGGGGGCGACGGGGTGACTGGCGAAGCTGGCACCGACGCGACGGTTGCCGGTGAGTCCGGCATCGCCGGGCTGCACGGCGGCAACGGCGGTGACGGCGGCACCGGCGGGCTCGGTGGCTCGATCTCCGGTGATGGCGGCGCCGGCGGCACCGGGGGTGGCGGCGGTGACGGCGGTGCCGGGGGTGCAGGCCGCACCGGTGCAACCGGGACCGGCGACGGCGGCAACGGCCAGGCCGGTGGCGACGGCGGTAACGGCGGCTATGGCGGCCATGGCGGTAGCGGTGGCACCGGCGGTGGCGTGTCCGTCGGCGGAACCGGCCAAAGCGGCATCACCGGCAACGGTGGTAGCGGCGGCAACGGCGGTAACGGGGGCACTCCCGGCGACGGCGGTGATGGCGCCGATGCCACCACAGCCGGCAATAACGGAGGCGACGGCGGAAACGGCGGCAACGCCGGAAGCGGGGGAGCCAAGGGTATCGGCGGAGACGGCTCCACCAGTGGCGCAGACGGTTCGGACGGCACACTGCCGGTCGGCACCGCCGGCAACGGCGGCGACGGCGGCAACGGCGCCGCAGCTACTACAGCGGGCGGCACCGGCGGGGCCGGTGGCGACGGCGGCGACGGCGGCAACATCGGCAATGGCGGGCACGGTGGTGCCGGTGGCGACGGCGCGATCGGTGCCAATGGGGTCAACCCGCCGCCTAACGGGCAAGCCGCAGCTGGTGCTGGCGGCACCGGTCGGGGCGGCAACGGCGACAACGGTACGACTGCCAGTGCTCCTGGACAGATTGGCGGCAACGGCGGTTCCGGTGCCGATGACACGAACCACACCAACGTCACCGCCGGCAACGGTGGTAACGGAGGCAACGGCGGTGAAGGCGCTAACGGTGGTGCCGGTGGTTCGGGCGGCTACGGAAAGTCGAACGACCGCAGTGGCAACGCCTACGGCGGTGACGGCGGCCGTGGCGGTCAGGGTGGGGCTGGCGCGGCCGGCAGCGCTGGCGGTGACGGTGGTCAGGGCGGCGCTGGTGGCAACGGCGGATCCATCCGCGGTGACGCGGGCAACGGCGGTGCTGGTGGTTCCGGCGGTTCCGGCGGTGCCGGAGCCCAAGGCGCCGGCGGTGGTGCCGGTGGCGGTGGCGGAAACGGCCGCGTTGATGCCACCAGTGTCGGGAACGGTCGAGCCATCGGCGGCGACGGCGGCGATGGCGGTAAGGGCGGGACCGGTGGGACCGGCGGAGCCGGCGGTAACGGCGGGGCAGGCGGCGCCGCCGGCACCGCAGCCAACGGCAGCGCCGGCACCGGCGGTGAAGGCGGGGCCAAGGGCAGCGGCGGCGACGGCGGGCAGGGCGGCTCCGGCGGTTCCGGCGGCAGTAAGGGGACTGCCTCAGTCAAGGGGTCCGGCCACGAAACGAACGGCAGCAACGGCAGCACCGGTGCCACCGGGGATACCGGTGCGCAAGGCGCCGAGGGCACTGCCGGAGCGCACGGCTGA